A stretch of Desulfatiglans sp. DNA encodes these proteins:
- the tuf gene encoding elongation factor Tu (EF-Tu; promotes GTP-dependent binding of aminoacyl-tRNA to the A-site of ribosomes during protein biosynthesis; when the tRNA anticodon matches the mRNA codon, GTP hydrolysis results; the inactive EF-Tu-GDP leaves the ribosome and release of GDP is promoted by elongation factor Ts; many prokaryotes have two copies of the gene encoding EF-Tu) codes for GDNVAMVGALITPIAMEKELRFAIREGGRTVGAGVVSEIIE; via the coding sequence GGAGATAATGTGGCGATGGTTGGGGCACTGATAACCCCGATAGCAATGGAGAAGGAACTTCGCTTTGCTATTCGTGAGGGAGGCCGCACAGTAGGTGCCGGCGTTGTCAGCGAAATCATCGAATAG